The Bacillus zhangzhouensis region TTTTTCAGCTCCGTTTCACCTTCTTTTTTGGATGGTGAATGGTCCGGGCTGTTTCGATCATAAAATCTAAGGAGATCCCCGTAAATGATTTGATCAGAGAATTGAAGCTCCTGCTTCGCTTTTTCTTCATAAGACTGACACACGTTTTGATCAACTGCTGGCTCGCCCGTCTCTTTATTGTAGCAAACACCATCTGTAAAAATGCTGTCCTTCGTAATAAAGCTTCCATCACGGAGTACTGTAAAATCATTCGTATCTTTCGATAATAGGTCATGACCAAATTGAATTTGTTTACTTGTATCAATTCCTAAAAGATTGAGTACAGTAGGCCGGATATCGACCTGACCGCCAACCGTATCAATTTCTTTTGGATTTTGATCCGTTATGCCTGGAATGTGTATAACAAACGGGACTTTTTGAAGTTGCACTTCTTCAAATGGCGTAATCTCTTTATTTAAAAATTGTCCCATGGCTTCGTTATGGTTTTCAGAAATTCCGTAGTGATCCCCATACAAAACAAAAATGGAGTTTTCGTATAACCCAGCTTCCTTCATCTTTTTAAAGAAAAGCTTAAGGGCTTCATCTTGATAACGCACTGTAGGGAAGTACTTGTTCAGCGTTTTACTTTTTGAATCATATTCATCAATGAGCTTATCCTCTTCATCTAAATCAAAAGGGAAATGGTTCGTTAATGTAATCAATCTCGTATAGAAAGGCTGCGGAATCGATTTCATTAATTCAGCGGACTGCTCAAAGAACGGACCATCTTTCAGTCCCCAGCCAACTGAGTTTTCTTCATTCACCTCAAATGATTTAATATCAAAGAACTTGTCGTAGCCAAAGCTATCGTAAATAAGGTCACGATTCCAGAAGCTTTTGTTATTCGCATGAATAACAGAAGAGTGGTAGCCCTCATCCTTTAACAGCTCAGGTGTGGCTGTAAACTCATTGCTGGGATTTGTGAAGAACACAGCCCCTCTTCCAAGCGGATAAAGAGAATTATCTACAATAAACTCTGAGTCGGATGTTTTCCCTTGACCTGTTTGGTGATAAAAATTAGTAAAGTTATAGCTCTTCTTGATCAATTTGTTTAAAAACGGGGTAATTTCTTTCCCGTTTAATTTTTCATTGATCACGAAACTCTGTGTAGACTCAAGTGATACAAGAATGACATTTCGTCCTTTTGCTTGACCAAATGTCTTTTCATTACGGTCAGTTTGATTTGCGCTTACATAGTTTTCAATTTCAGTTAAGCTATTACTGTCAGCAAGGGCTCGTTGAGCGGACTGCTTGGATTGCAATATCCCATCATAAATATGGAAGTTATATAAGCTGATATTTTTCACCAGCATCTCACGGTCAAATGAGCGAGTAAGCAGTTCTGGCCTTTCTGTTTCAGCTAAACCAAGGTTAAAGAAAAATGTTGCTGCTACAAATAAGTAATATGCTGCCCGTTCTTTTCGTGAAACTGTGACATCTGTTCTAAAGGAAGGCTGTTTTTTATAGAGCCAAATTAAAATGATGATATCAACGAACATCAGAAAATCGACTGGTTCAATTAAAGAGGTAATACTTGACCCGAGGTCACCCATATTGTTTGTTTGAAATAGGACGGGGATGGTTAGAAAGTCACTATAGAATCGATAAAACACAATGTTGGCTAACAAAATGAATG contains the following coding sequences:
- a CDS encoding LTA synthase family protein, yielding MRKKRLKAISFLLIATLFMWVKTYVIYKSSFNIKIENLMQEFILFINPLSFLLFIFGIGLFLKEKNRNRYIIVTSFILTFILLANIVFYRFYSDFLTIPVLFQTNNMGDLGSSITSLIEPVDFLMFVDIIILIWLYKKQPSFRTDVTVSRKERAAYYLFVAATFFFNLGLAETERPELLTRSFDREMLVKNISLYNFHIYDGILQSKQSAQRALADSNSLTEIENYVSANQTDRNEKTFGQAKGRNVILVSLESTQSFVINEKLNGKEITPFLNKLIKKSYNFTNFYHQTGQGKTSDSEFIVDNSLYPLGRGAVFFTNPSNEFTATPELLKDEGYHSSVIHANNKSFWNRDLIYDSFGYDKFFDIKSFEVNEENSVGWGLKDGPFFEQSAELMKSIPQPFYTRLITLTNHFPFDLDEEDKLIDEYDSKSKTLNKYFPTVRYQDEALKLFFKKMKEAGLYENSIFVLYGDHYGISENHNEAMGQFLNKEITPFEEVQLQKVPFVIHIPGITDQNPKEIDTVGGQVDIRPTVLNLLGIDTSKQIQFGHDLLSKDTNDFTVLRDGSFITKDSIFTDGVCYNKETGEPAVDQNVCQSYEEKAKQELQFSDQIIYGDLLRFYDRNSPDHSPSKKEGETELKKAS